In Deinococcus aerius, the following proteins share a genomic window:
- a CDS encoding protease complex subunit PrcB family protein: MNKTLTAALLLGAGLLAGCSVNGPGTLRVHEVLLYGAAQERIVWVYGTLGSGGQTSVKLGGQAAELRAQVQDPLAVAGTLSVNGKATYRVPTSVVSPGLVLTRDTRGLFDISFNEAGGTIYYTDGRTWTRLNSATGRGVAGTPVSGLRGAGHLTDAEAAALGNALLNQGTLAVAVLNEATVPDAPLAVEPTPGEYRRTALYVLPGVRTVAASAGNPTPTPAPTPGGRVNFTVLASGANATATDPAVQVATTQAGLNALYSVAYGRQTGAPGVPSLAGGETVVGVFLGQRPTGGYGVSVTGASVRDGVLTLTVEVRAPGPDTITTQAITSPWTIIRVPGSYREVRVVDTGGQPFAQGAGGSVR; encoded by the coding sequence ATGAACAAGACGCTGACCGCCGCGCTGCTGCTGGGCGCGGGCCTTCTCGCGGGCTGCTCGGTGAACGGCCCGGGCACCCTGAGGGTCCACGAGGTGCTGCTGTACGGCGCCGCGCAGGAGCGCATCGTGTGGGTGTACGGCACCCTGGGGTCGGGCGGGCAGACGAGCGTGAAGCTCGGGGGACAGGCGGCAGAGTTGCGGGCGCAGGTGCAGGACCCCCTCGCCGTGGCCGGGACCCTGAGCGTGAATGGGAAGGCGACGTACCGGGTGCCGACGAGCGTGGTGTCCCCGGGGCTGGTCCTGACGCGCGACACGCGCGGCCTGTTCGACATCTCCTTCAACGAGGCGGGCGGGACCATCTACTACACCGACGGGCGCACCTGGACCCGCCTGAACTCGGCCACAGGCCGGGGGGTGGCCGGAACTCCCGTGAGCGGCCTGCGCGGGGCGGGCCACCTGACCGACGCGGAGGCCGCTGCTCTGGGCAATGCCCTCCTGAATCAGGGAACGCTGGCCGTCGCTGTGCTGAATGAGGCGACGGTGCCCGACGCGCCCCTGGCCGTGGAGCCCACCCCGGGCGAGTACCGCCGCACGGCCCTGTACGTGCTGCCCGGCGTGCGGACGGTCGCCGCGAGCGCGGGCAACCCCACCCCGACTCCAGCACCCACCCCCGGAGGCCGCGTGAACTTTACTGTCCTGGCCAGCGGCGCGAACGCCACCGCCACCGACCCCGCCGTGCAGGTCGCCACCACCCAGGCGGGCCTGAACGCCCTGTACAGCGTCGCCTACGGGCGGCAGACGGGCGCGCCGGGCGTCCCCAGTCTCGCGGGCGGTGAAACGGTTGTCGGCGTGTTCCTGGGTCAGCGGCCCACGGGCGGCTACGGGGTGAGCGTCACGGGGGCGAGCGTGCGGGACGGCGTGCTGACCCTGACGGTGGAGGTGAGGGCCCCCGGCCCCGACACGATCACCACCCAGGCGATCACGAGCCCGTGGACCATCATCCGCGTGCCCGGCAGCTACCGCGAGGTTCGGGTGGTGGACACGGGGGGCCAACCCTTCGCGCAGGGAGCGGGCGGCTCGGTCCGCTGA
- the recN gene encoding DNA repair protein RecN, with product MTRKARAATASPAPSPSVPAPAVTGPRLSRLEVRNLATIRDLTLEFGPGFSAFTGETGAGKSIIVDALGLLLGSRANTDLIRTGEDSLLVTGFWGEPDGEESSASRRVTTQGRGTARLDGEVVSVRELGEWAAGRLTIHWQHSAVSLLTPANQRSLLDRQVGAELAAYTAAYRAWMDARARLDTLRANERERARQLDLLSFQVREIASVAPQPGEEEPLTAELTRLSNLETIAMGAAGALELLSDGETSAAGLIADAVKALNAGAKYDETSAQLQRDLREALDSVQAVVGELRDVAEDSAPDAEELARVEARLSALGKLRTKYGPTLEDVLAFQAGAEEELAALTRDEQDAGTLEAEVGRLEREARRAGEVLDEARTRKAGPLAGALVAVVRELGMPHARLEFRLSPLPNPGPSGLSDVALHFTANPGEALGPLADVASGGELSRVMLAISTVLGADTPAVVFDEVDAGIGGAAALAVAEQLGRLARERQVLVVTHLAQIAARADHHYKVEKGIEDGRTVSRVRLLSPQERLEEIARMLSGHASEAALGHARELLAGRLA from the coding sequence GTGACCCGCAAGGCCCGCGCCGCCACCGCCTCCCCTGCGCCGTCCCCGTCCGTGCCTGCCCCGGCGGTGACCGGGCCGCGCCTCTCGCGGCTGGAGGTGCGCAACCTCGCCACCATCCGCGACCTGACGCTGGAGTTCGGGCCGGGCTTCAGCGCCTTTACCGGCGAGACGGGCGCGGGCAAGAGCATCATCGTGGACGCGCTGGGGCTGCTGCTGGGGTCGCGGGCGAACACCGACCTGATCCGCACGGGCGAGGACAGCCTCCTCGTGACCGGCTTCTGGGGCGAGCCGGACGGGGAGGAGAGCAGCGCCAGCCGCCGGGTGACGACGCAGGGCCGCGGCACCGCCCGGCTGGACGGCGAGGTCGTCAGCGTGCGCGAGCTGGGGGAGTGGGCAGCGGGCAGGCTGACGATCCACTGGCAGCACTCGGCGGTCAGCCTGCTCACGCCCGCCAACCAGCGGTCTTTGCTCGACCGTCAGGTGGGGGCCGAACTCGCGGCGTACACGGCAGCCTACCGGGCGTGGATGGACGCGCGGGCGCGGCTGGACACCCTGCGCGCGAACGAGCGCGAGCGGGCGCGGCAGCTCGACCTCCTCTCCTTCCAGGTGCGCGAAATCGCCTCGGTCGCCCCCCAGCCCGGCGAGGAGGAGCCGCTGACGGCGGAACTCACCCGGCTGTCGAACCTGGAGACCATCGCCATGGGGGCGGCGGGGGCGCTCGAACTGCTCTCGGACGGCGAGACGAGCGCGGCGGGATTGATCGCGGACGCGGTGAAGGCGCTGAACGCCGGGGCCAAGTACGACGAGACGAGCGCCCAGCTTCAGCGCGACCTGCGCGAGGCGCTGGACAGCGTGCAGGCCGTGGTGGGCGAGTTGCGGGACGTGGCCGAGGACAGCGCCCCCGACGCCGAGGAACTCGCCCGGGTCGAGGCGCGGCTCTCGGCGCTGGGCAAGCTGCGCACCAAGTACGGGCCGACGCTGGAGGACGTGCTCGCCTTCCAGGCGGGGGCGGAGGAGGAACTCGCGGCCCTGACCCGCGACGAGCAGGACGCGGGCACCCTGGAGGCGGAGGTGGGCCGCCTGGAGCGCGAGGCGCGGCGGGCCGGGGAGGTGCTCGACGAGGCCCGGACCCGGAAGGCGGGCCCGCTCGCCGGGGCGCTCGTCGCGGTCGTCCGTGAGCTGGGAATGCCGCACGCGCGGCTGGAGTTCCGCCTCTCGCCGCTGCCGAATCCCGGCCCCTCCGGTCTGAGCGACGTGGCCCTGCACTTCACGGCGAACCCGGGCGAGGCGCTGGGCCCGCTGGCGGACGTGGCCTCGGGCGGCGAGCTGTCGCGCGTGATGCTGGCGATCAGCACGGTCCTGGGCGCCGACACCCCCGCCGTCGTCTTCGACGAGGTGGACGCGGGGATCGGAGGCGCGGCGGCCCTGGCGGTGGCCGAGCAGCTCGGGCGGCTGGCCCGCGAGCGGCAGGTCCTCGTCGTGACCCACCTCGCGCAGATCGCGGCCCGCGCGGACCACCACTACAAGGTCGAGAAGGGGATCGAGGACGGGCGCACGGTCAGCCGGGTGCGGCTCCTGAGCCCGCAGGAACGCCTGGAGGAGATCGCCCGGATGCTGAGCGGCCATGCGTCCGAGGCGGCGTTGGGCCACGCCCGGGAGTTGCTGGCGGGGCGGCTGGCCTGA
- a CDS encoding DUF1622 domain-containing protein, with amino-acid sequence MEGEAAGLFGQFEVVVGQVTRYLATGVEGASGIVVGIAVLEALWRSLGLFFLRQGTPESLKEAIRLRLGRWLSVVLEFLLAADILRTAVAPNWDDIGKLAAIAGIRTALNYFLQREVREAEGQRADAKITSPLQSEQGQARQG; translated from the coding sequence ATGGAAGGCGAAGCGGCGGGACTCTTCGGGCAGTTCGAGGTGGTGGTCGGGCAGGTGACCCGTTACCTGGCGACCGGGGTGGAGGGCGCCTCCGGCATCGTCGTGGGGATCGCGGTGCTAGAAGCCCTGTGGCGTTCGCTGGGGCTGTTCTTCCTGCGGCAGGGCACACCCGAATCCTTGAAGGAGGCCATCCGGCTGCGCCTGGGCCGCTGGCTCTCGGTCGTGCTGGAGTTCCTGCTCGCCGCCGACATCCTGCGAACGGCGGTCGCGCCCAACTGGGACGACATCGGAAAACTCGCGGCCATCGCCGGAATTCGGACGGCCCTGAACTACTTCCTGCAACGCGAGGTGCGCGAGGCCGAGGGCCAGCGGGCGGACGCCAAGATTACCTCCCCGCTCCAGTCCGAACAGGGTCAGGCCAGGCAGGGGTAG
- a CDS encoding GNAT family N-acetyltransferase, with protein sequence MRVYLETERVILRHFTPGDADLLFELDSDPEVMRFLGPPASREEIRDDILPHFLAYDERGEGYGYWAAVEKATGAFIGWFHLRPRPGAHPAEPELGYRLRRPAWGKGYATEVSRALLARAFGQLGARRVVASTAADNLASRRVMEKVGMSLEREYWSDEYQSVDVDYAVDRGDWEQGREVQDLNP encoded by the coding sequence ATGCGGGTCTACCTCGAAACGGAACGGGTGATCTTGCGGCACTTCACGCCGGGCGACGCGGACCTGCTGTTCGAACTCGACAGTGACCCCGAGGTGATGCGCTTTCTCGGCCCCCCCGCCTCGCGGGAAGAGATTCGGGACGACATCCTGCCGCACTTCCTGGCCTACGACGAGCGGGGGGAGGGGTACGGCTACTGGGCCGCGGTCGAGAAGGCGACGGGCGCCTTTATCGGGTGGTTTCACCTGCGCCCGCGCCCCGGGGCGCACCCCGCTGAGCCGGAACTCGGCTACCGGCTCCGGCGCCCGGCCTGGGGCAAGGGGTATGCCACCGAGGTTTCCAGAGCCCTGCTCGCCAGAGCCTTCGGTCAACTCGGCGCGCGCCGCGTGGTGGCCTCGACCGCTGCCGACAACCTGGCCTCGCGCCGCGTGATGGAAAAGGTGGGGATGTCCCTGGAGCGGGAATACTGGTCTGACGAATACCAGTCGGTGGACGTGGACTATGCGGTTGATCGGGGTGACTGGGAGCAAGGGCGGGAGGTTCAGGACCTGAACCCATAA
- a CDS encoding bifunctional metallophosphatase/5'-nucleotidase, with translation MKKNLMLVGTALSLSSCSMLLSANRADVTVIGVNDFHGNLLPTSFRVPDPADRTKTVSVQAGGIEAIGGILAQARQDNPNTVFVGVGDMTGASPLVSALLRDEPTIDALTQLGMQVNVVGNHEFDNGIGELLRFQKGGCDSNAPDRACKYENTFPGAGYTYIASNVIDEKTGQRVFPAYKIVKVGPARIAFVGAVLRDTPTVVTPSGVAGLRFEDEVASINAVIPQIKRGGADAIIALVHQGGASPDAFDVVDCKTLTGPIVDIAKGLDPAVSVIMSGHTHRGYNCLVPGPNGQNRVVIQGDAYGHLLQRLDLSIDTRTNRVLSVQARNVVVDAKDGPKDAAMTAIVEKAKALTDPVAGQTIATLGVEQITRAQNPAGESALGDVIADSQLAATRAPEKGGAVIAFMNPGGIRADLPVNVPNPERNVTYGDAFTVQPFGNILTVITLTGAQIKDVLEQQFDNPSAGQNRILQVSEGFTYTWDNSKPKGEKVSSITLNGQPLDPAASYRVTVNNFLADGGDNFTVFAQGTGRLGGDVDIDAFVAYLKSKTVAPGPLGRITRLN, from the coding sequence ATGAAAAAGAACCTGATGCTGGTGGGCACGGCGCTCAGCCTGAGCAGCTGCTCCATGCTGCTGAGTGCGAACCGGGCCGACGTGACGGTTATCGGCGTGAACGACTTTCACGGCAATCTGCTCCCCACGAGTTTCCGGGTGCCCGACCCCGCCGACCGCACCAAGACCGTGTCGGTGCAGGCGGGCGGCATCGAGGCCATTGGCGGCATCCTCGCTCAGGCCCGCCAGGACAATCCCAACACGGTGTTCGTCGGGGTGGGCGACATGACGGGGGCCAGCCCCCTGGTCAGCGCCCTGCTGCGCGACGAGCCCACCATCGACGCGCTGACCCAGCTCGGGATGCAGGTCAACGTGGTCGGCAACCACGAGTTCGACAACGGCATCGGGGAACTCCTGCGCTTCCAAAAGGGCGGCTGCGACAGCAACGCGCCCGACCGGGCCTGCAAGTACGAGAACACCTTCCCGGGTGCCGGGTACACCTACATCGCGTCGAACGTGATCGACGAGAAGACCGGCCAGCGTGTCTTCCCCGCCTACAAGATCGTGAAGGTCGGCCCGGCGCGCATCGCCTTTGTCGGCGCGGTGCTCAGGGACACGCCGACCGTCGTGACCCCCTCGGGCGTGGCGGGCCTGCGCTTCGAGGACGAGGTGGCGTCCATCAACGCCGTCATCCCGCAGATCAAGCGGGGCGGGGCGGACGCCATCATCGCGCTCGTCCATCAGGGCGGGGCCAGCCCGGACGCCTTCGACGTGGTGGACTGCAAGACCCTGACTGGTCCCATCGTGGACATCGCCAAGGGCCTCGACCCGGCGGTCAGCGTGATCATGAGCGGGCACACGCACCGCGGGTACAACTGCCTGGTGCCCGGGCCGAACGGGCAGAACCGCGTGGTCATTCAGGGCGACGCCTACGGCCACCTGCTCCAGCGCCTCGACCTGAGCATCGACACCCGCACCAACCGGGTGCTGTCCGTCCAGGCCCGGAACGTCGTGGTGGACGCCAAGGACGGCCCCAAGGACGCGGCCATGACCGCCATCGTGGAGAAGGCCAAGGCCCTGACCGACCCGGTGGCGGGGCAGACCATCGCCACTCTCGGGGTCGAGCAGATCACCCGCGCGCAAAACCCGGCGGGCGAGAGCGCCCTGGGCGACGTGATCGCCGACTCGCAGCTCGCCGCCACCCGCGCCCCCGAGAAGGGCGGCGCCGTGATCGCCTTCATGAACCCCGGCGGCATCCGCGCCGACCTGCCCGTGAACGTGCCCAACCCCGAGCGCAACGTCACCTACGGCGACGCCTTCACCGTGCAGCCCTTCGGCAACATCCTGACGGTGATCACCCTGACGGGCGCCCAGATCAAGGACGTGCTGGAGCAGCAGTTCGACAATCCCTCCGCCGGGCAGAACCGCATCCTCCAGGTCAGCGAGGGCTTCACCTACACCTGGGACAACAGCAAGCCCAAGGGGGAGAAGGTCAGCAGCATCACCCTGAACGGCCAGCCCCTCGATCCGGCAGCGAGCTACCGCGTCACGGTGAACAACTTCCTCGCGGACGGCGGCGACAACTTCACGGTGTTCGCGCAGGGCACGGGCCGCCTGGGCGGCGACGTGGACATCGACGCCTTCGTGGCCTACCTGAAGTCGAAGACGGTCGCGCCGGGGCCGCTGGGCCGCATCACCCGCCTGAATTGA
- a CDS encoding EamA family transporter has protein sequence MPPVRRALPTSLPPVPALLLSMLSIQGGAAFAKTLFPALGAAGTTALRVTLAAAILSLVFRPNLRALTPAAWRAVLPYGAALGLMNLSFYLSLTRLPLGLAVTLEFVGPLVLSLVLSRRMRDLLWVALAALGIVLIAPHGGGEGHLDLLGAALALTAGAFWALYILAGGKLGRRVPGVTGVVAGMIVAALVTLPFGLLTAGTALLAPSALLAGLAVAVLSSALPYSLEMAALRALPARVFGVLMSLEPAIAALSGLLFLHERLSALQGLAMLCVIAASVGISLSGERAVVEAEPAN, from the coding sequence ATGCCCCCCGTGCGCCGAGCCCTCCCCACCTCCCTGCCCCCCGTCCCGGCGCTCCTGCTCTCCATGCTGAGCATTCAGGGCGGTGCGGCGTTCGCCAAGACCCTCTTTCCCGCATTGGGGGCGGCGGGCACCACGGCGCTGCGCGTGACGCTCGCCGCCGCCATTCTGAGCCTGGTCTTTCGCCCCAACCTGCGCGCCCTGACTCCGGCGGCGTGGCGGGCCGTCCTGCCCTACGGCGCCGCGCTCGGCCTGATGAACCTCTCCTTCTACCTGTCGCTGACCCGGTTGCCGCTGGGCCTGGCGGTCACGCTGGAATTCGTGGGGCCGCTCGTGCTGTCCCTCGTCCTGTCCCGCCGAATGCGGGACTTGCTGTGGGTCGCGCTCGCCGCCCTCGGCATCGTCCTGATCGCGCCGCACGGCGGGGGAGAGGGGCACCTCGACCTCCTGGGCGCCGCGCTGGCCCTGACCGCGGGGGCCTTCTGGGCGCTGTACATCCTGGCCGGGGGGAAGCTGGGGCGGCGGGTGCCGGGCGTGACCGGGGTGGTCGCGGGCATGATCGTGGCCGCTCTGGTCACCCTGCCCTTCGGCCTCCTGACGGCGGGAACCGCCCTGCTCGCCCCCTCGGCGCTCCTCGCGGGCCTCGCCGTCGCCGTCCTCTCCAGCGCCCTGCCCTACAGCCTGGAGATGGCCGCCCTGCGAGCCCTCCCCGCCCGCGTCTTCGGCGTACTGATGAGCCTGGAACCCGCCATCGCCGCCCTGAGCGGCCTACTCTTCCTGCACGAGCGCCTCTCGGCCCTGCAAGGGCTCGCCATGCTCTGCGTGATTGCCGCCAGCGTGGGGATTAGCCTGAGCGGCGAGCGGGCGGTGGTGGAGGCGGAACCGGCGAACTGA
- the pckA gene encoding phosphoenolpyruvate carboxykinase (ATP), whose product MSLTQTPLLQDLGIQNATLHHNPGVDELYAAAIRRGEGEQAACGPLTVRTDKTGRSPKDRFIVEDDLTRDRVWWGGFNTPISPEVFDRLLEKMTAYAGGRELFVQDVFAGTDPRYRIGVRVVTEMAYHSLFVRNMFVRPTPQEREDFRPDWTVLNVPSFRADPATDGVRSETFILVNFTRRMIIVGGTQYAGENKKGIFGVLNFLLPEQGVMPMHCSANVGPEGDVALFFGLSGTGKTTLSADPERRLIGDDEHGWTDTGIFNFEGGCYAKVINLNPEAEPAIYRTTRTYGTVLENVVLGPDGMPDLDDGSLTENTRSAYPITEIDNIVEEGRAGHPKNVIFLTADAFGVLPPLSRLTPEQTMYQFISGFTAKIPGTEQGVTEPQPTFSTCFGAPFMPRHPGEYARLLAQKVRESGARVWLVNTGWTGGQYGQGKRMSIAHTRRLINAALSGELDGVTFEREPFFNLEIPTEVPGVPAGVLNPRDAWADQEAYDRTARKLAGMFRENFKRFEDGVDPAITASMPDHG is encoded by the coding sequence ATGAGCCTCACCCAGACTCCCCTGCTGCAAGACCTCGGCATCCAGAATGCAACCCTGCACCACAACCCCGGCGTGGACGAGCTGTACGCGGCGGCCATCCGCCGGGGCGAGGGCGAGCAGGCCGCCTGCGGTCCCCTGACCGTGCGCACGGACAAGACCGGCCGCAGCCCCAAGGACCGCTTTATCGTCGAGGACGACCTGACGCGCGACCGGGTGTGGTGGGGAGGCTTCAACACGCCGATCAGCCCCGAAGTGTTCGACCGGCTGCTGGAGAAGATGACCGCTTACGCGGGGGGGCGCGAGCTGTTCGTGCAGGACGTGTTCGCGGGCACCGACCCCCGCTACCGCATCGGGGTGCGGGTGGTGACCGAGATGGCCTACCACTCGCTCTTCGTCCGCAATATGTTCGTGCGGCCCACCCCCCAGGAACGCGAGGACTTCCGGCCCGACTGGACGGTGCTCAACGTCCCCTCCTTCCGGGCGGACCCGGCGACCGACGGCGTGCGGAGCGAGACCTTCATCCTGGTGAACTTCACCCGGCGCATGATCATCGTGGGCGGCACCCAGTACGCGGGCGAGAACAAGAAGGGCATCTTCGGGGTGCTGAACTTCCTGCTGCCCGAGCAGGGCGTGATGCCCATGCACTGCTCGGCGAACGTGGGGCCGGAGGGCGACGTGGCCCTCTTCTTCGGGCTGAGCGGCACGGGCAAGACGACCCTGAGCGCCGACCCGGAAAGGCGCCTCATCGGCGACGACGAGCACGGCTGGACGGACACGGGCATCTTCAACTTCGAGGGCGGCTGCTACGCCAAGGTCATCAACCTCAACCCGGAGGCCGAGCCCGCGATCTACCGCACGACGCGGACCTACGGCACCGTGCTGGAAAACGTGGTGCTGGGGCCGGACGGGATGCCCGACCTGGACGACGGCTCGCTCACCGAGAACACCCGCAGCGCCTACCCCATCACCGAGATCGACAACATCGTGGAGGAGGGCCGCGCGGGGCACCCGAAGAACGTCATCTTCCTGACCGCCGACGCTTTCGGCGTGCTGCCGCCGCTGAGCCGACTGACGCCCGAGCAGACGATGTACCAGTTCATCAGCGGCTTCACGGCCAAGATCCCGGGCACCGAACAGGGCGTGACCGAGCCGCAGCCCACCTTCTCCACCTGCTTCGGCGCCCCCTTCATGCCCCGGCACCCCGGCGAGTACGCCCGGCTGCTGGCGCAGAAGGTGCGCGAGAGCGGCGCCCGTGTGTGGCTGGTCAACACCGGCTGGACCGGCGGGCAGTACGGCCAGGGCAAGCGCATGAGCATCGCCCACACCCGCCGCCTCATCAACGCGGCCCTGTCGGGCGAACTCGACGGCGTGACCTTCGAGCGCGAGCCCTTCTTCAACCTGGAGATTCCGACCGAGGTTCCGGGGGTGCCCGCCGGGGTGCTCAACCCCCGCGACGCCTGGGCGGACCAGGAGGCCTACGACCGCACCGCGCGCAAGCTGGCGGGGATGTTCCGCGAGAACTTCAAGCGGTTCGAGGACGGCGTGGACCCGGCAATCACGGCGAGCATGCCGGACCACGGGTAA
- the glgP gene encoding alpha-glucan family phosphorylase, with amino-acid sequence MNVIGQVTVLPQLPEAIGRLSELAYNLYWSWTPHAQALYRDLDAEIWERFQHNPVRVLLEVSQDRLEQAAADPDYLGRYTQVMADFDAYMGKKDTWASKNAAALGPVAYFSMEYGFHESLPIYSGGLGVLAGDHCKSASDLGLPFTAVGMLFHQGYFRQLFNKDGWQEEAYDELDLTTLPIKPALTAGGEEARVSVQIGHRDVHVRVWDLRVGRIRVLLLDANVPENEGEDRKLTARLYGGNQELRVQQYVLLGVAGIRALRALNVPAQVYHMNEGHAALLGLERVRELVETGLDFRTATETVASSTLFTTHTPVPAGNDAFGYDLMDRYLGRWPSLLHTSREELYALARHDQFWDGHWVPTFSMTVFALSMSRAANGVSELHGEVSRDMWKFLYEGAEAREVPIGHVTNGAHNLTFTSQPMRDLLGTVLPDDWTERLEDEEMWKAVEALSDAQLADVQLDMKREMIAFVRRRLREQLTRNGASAADVAGTDGVLSENALTIGFARRFATYKRATLLFRDKARLSRIVNDPERPVQFVFAGKAHPADNPGKAFIQEIYRVSQEPEFRGKIVILENYDMNVARHLVQGVDIWLNNPRRPLEASGTSGMKASFNGSPNFSILDGWWREGYDGTNGWPIGEEREYADLNTQDDADAFSMYQTLETQIVPLYYAPPQPDAEGRSGWRQVVRRAIQTVSPRFSMQRQVIDYVNQYYLPLTERGAALARNGSQRAREIAGWKSWVRQQWPHTSLQASAHLPATARPGERVEVQATVNPAGIKPEELRVEAVLKRGDHFTRVPLTPQGNGHYSAQVPLEDSGLYSVGVRMLPEIEGLSNDLEAGLIKWA; translated from the coding sequence ATGAACGTCATCGGCCAGGTCACCGTGCTTCCCCAGCTTCCCGAGGCTATCGGGCGGCTCTCCGAACTCGCCTACAACCTCTACTGGTCGTGGACGCCGCACGCCCAGGCACTGTACCGGGACCTCGACGCCGAAATTTGGGAGCGCTTCCAACACAACCCCGTCCGGGTCCTGCTGGAGGTGTCCCAGGACCGGCTGGAGCAGGCCGCCGCCGACCCGGACTACCTGGGCCGCTACACGCAGGTCATGGCCGACTTCGACGCCTACATGGGGAAGAAGGATACCTGGGCGAGCAAGAATGCCGCGGCCCTCGGCCCGGTCGCCTACTTCAGCATGGAGTACGGCTTCCACGAGTCGCTGCCGATCTACAGCGGCGGTCTGGGGGTGCTGGCGGGCGACCACTGCAAGAGTGCCTCAGACCTCGGGCTGCCCTTCACGGCGGTCGGGATGCTGTTTCACCAGGGGTACTTCCGCCAACTGTTCAACAAGGACGGCTGGCAGGAGGAGGCCTACGACGAACTCGACCTGACCACCCTGCCGATCAAGCCCGCGCTCACCGCCGGGGGCGAGGAGGCCCGGGTGAGCGTGCAGATCGGCCACCGCGACGTTCACGTGCGGGTGTGGGACCTGCGCGTGGGCCGCATCCGGGTACTCCTCCTCGACGCGAACGTGCCCGAGAACGAGGGGGAGGACCGCAAGCTCACGGCGCGGCTGTATGGCGGCAACCAGGAACTCCGCGTTCAGCAGTACGTGCTGCTGGGCGTGGCGGGCATCCGCGCGCTCCGGGCCCTGAACGTCCCCGCGCAGGTCTACCACATGAACGAGGGCCACGCCGCCCTGCTCGGCCTGGAGCGCGTCCGCGAACTGGTGGAGACGGGCCTGGACTTCCGCACCGCCACCGAGACGGTCGCCTCCTCCACCCTCTTTACCACCCACACGCCGGTGCCCGCCGGCAACGACGCCTTCGGATACGACCTGATGGACCGCTACCTGGGCCGCTGGCCGTCCTTGCTGCATACCTCCCGCGAGGAACTCTATGCCCTCGCCCGCCACGACCAGTTCTGGGACGGCCACTGGGTGCCCACCTTCTCCATGACCGTGTTCGCCCTGAGCATGAGCCGCGCGGCAAACGGGGTGTCCGAACTGCACGGCGAGGTCAGCCGCGACATGTGGAAGTTCCTGTACGAGGGCGCCGAGGCGCGGGAGGTGCCCATCGGCCACGTGACGAACGGGGCGCACAACCTCACCTTCACCTCGCAGCCCATGCGCGACCTGCTCGGCACGGTGCTGCCGGACGACTGGACCGAGCGGTTGGAGGACGAGGAGATGTGGAAGGCGGTGGAGGCGCTCTCCGACGCCCAGCTCGCCGACGTGCAGCTCGACATGAAGCGCGAGATGATCGCCTTCGTCCGGCGCCGCCTGCGCGAGCAACTCACCCGCAACGGGGCCAGCGCCGCCGACGTGGCCGGCACTGACGGCGTGCTGTCCGAAAACGCGCTCACCATCGGCTTTGCCCGCCGCTTCGCCACCTACAAGCGCGCGACTCTGCTCTTCCGCGACAAGGCCCGCCTTAGCCGCATCGTGAATGACCCCGAGCGGCCCGTGCAGTTCGTGTTCGCGGGCAAGGCGCACCCCGCCGACAACCCCGGCAAGGCCTTTATCCAGGAGATCTACCGCGTCTCGCAGGAGCCCGAGTTCCGCGGCAAGATCGTGATCCTGGAGAACTACGACATGAACGTGGCCCGCCACCTCGTGCAGGGGGTGGACATCTGGCTGAACAACCCCCGTCGCCCGCTGGAGGCCTCGGGCACGAGCGGCATGAAGGCCAGTTTCAACGGCTCGCCCAACTTCTCCATCCTTGACGGCTGGTGGCGCGAGGGGTATGACGGCACGAACGGCTGGCCCATCGGCGAGGAGCGCGAGTACGCCGACCTGAATACTCAGGACGACGCCGACGCTTTCAGCATGTACCAGACGCTCGAAACCCAGATCGTGCCGCTGTACTACGCGCCGCCCCAGCCGGATGCCGAGGGCCGCAGCGGCTGGCGGCAGGTCGTGCGCCGGGCGATCCAGACGGTCAGCCCGCGTTTTTCCATGCAGCGGCAAGTCATCGATTACGTGAACCAGTACTACCTGCCCCTGACCGAGCGCGGCGCGGCCCTGGCGAGGAACGGCAGCCAGCGGGCGCGGGAGATCGCGGGCTGGAAGAGCTGGGTGCGCCAGCAGTGGCCCCACACCAGCCTCCAGGCCAGCGCCCACCTGCCCGCCACCGCCCGTCCCGGCGAGCGGGTGGAGGTGCAGGCGACCGTGAACCCGGCGGGGATCAAGCCCGAGGAACTGCGGGTCGAGGCCGTCCTCAAGCGCGGCGACCACTTCACCCGCGTGCCCCTCACCCCCCAGGGCAACGGCCACTACAGCGCCCAGGTCCCGCTGGAGGACAGCGGCCTGTACTCGGTCGGCGTGCGGATGCTCCCCGAGATCGAGGGCCTGAGCAACGACCTGGAGGCGGGCCTGATCAAGTGGGCGTGA
- a CDS encoding DUF1622 domain-containing protein — MAVLPALRLFVELASNLILFGYVGAALLALLRGRDLLRARLLVADGILFALNLKVVATLLRTVELTTWTQIGLFAAVFLLRTGLKRVVTWERQELRQGHG; from the coding sequence GTGGCCGTGCTCCCCGCGCTGCGCCTGTTCGTGGAGCTCGCCAGCAACCTCATCCTCTTCGGTTACGTGGGGGCGGCGCTGCTGGCCCTGCTGCGGGGCCGGGACCTGCTGCGCGCCCGGCTCCTCGTCGCCGACGGCATCCTCTTCGCGCTGAACCTGAAGGTCGTGGCGACGCTGCTGCGGACGGTGGAACTCACCACCTGGACCCAGATCGGCCTGTTCGCCGCCGTGTTCCTCCTCCGCACCGGCCTGAAGCGGGTGGTCACCTGGGAGCGGCAGGAGCTGCGGCAGGGCCACGGCTAG